The Spirosoma radiotolerans genome has a window encoding:
- a CDS encoding aminotransferase class IV, translating into MFLVYNSDILSEGDFRLAINDRAFQYGDGLFETIRYETSRVWFWPDHFARLSGGMSALHLIRPTNFTAEIIHETILHLLSANGLTHQPARIKIQVWRQTGGLYTPATNEVNILITVRPGVPFSITEKAQTGIYDAFRLSPSPVSAFKTLNALPYVLAGVHKEQHKFDDVILLDTGGHLAECLASALFWYANETLYTPSLQTGCINGIVRQQLLRTGSGLEISLQEGLYKPEVLREAQAVFCANVMGIQWLNRINNDNITPSDEIKEQLSALWRHIQS; encoded by the coding sequence ATGTTTCTGGTTTATAATTCGGATATACTCTCTGAAGGCGACTTTCGCCTGGCAATCAATGACCGCGCTTTTCAGTATGGCGACGGCCTCTTCGAAACAATTCGGTACGAAACTAGCCGGGTGTGGTTCTGGCCCGACCACTTTGCCCGCCTGTCGGGAGGTATGTCGGCTCTCCATCTTATCCGACCGACGAACTTTACCGCTGAGATCATTCACGAGACTATTCTTCATCTGCTTAGCGCCAACGGACTTACCCATCAACCCGCCCGAATCAAGATTCAGGTTTGGCGGCAAACTGGTGGTTTATACACCCCTGCCACGAATGAAGTCAATATACTCATCACGGTGCGGCCCGGAGTGCCCTTTTCAATCACAGAAAAAGCCCAAACAGGAATTTATGACGCCTTTCGGTTATCACCTTCCCCCGTTTCGGCTTTTAAAACCCTGAATGCCCTTCCTTATGTGCTGGCAGGCGTGCATAAAGAACAACATAAATTCGACGATGTCATTTTGCTCGATACCGGCGGTCACCTTGCCGAATGCCTGGCCTCTGCCCTGTTTTGGTACGCTAACGAAACGCTCTACACGCCTTCATTACAAACCGGCTGCATCAACGGTATTGTCCGCCAGCAACTTTTACGTACAGGTTCAGGTTTGGAAATTTCCCTGCAGGAAGGACTATATAAACCTGAAGTCCTTCGTGAAGCCCAGGCCGTATTTTGCGCCAATGTCATGGGTATTCAGTGGTTGAATCGAATCAATAACGACAACATAACTCCGTCGGATGAGATAAAAGAGCAACTTAGTGCACTATGGCGTCACATCCAGAGTTGA
- a CDS encoding TolC family protein has translation MSMQVAWKQVRVVMTLLLTTGLSATYAQNTVSAVSPGSGTSASNRLNLQQCIEIAQQNNIQIRQGQLTVANSDLQLHQSRLNLLPTTNFQANQGLNGGRSINPQSNGFIQQSISSGNYQLNASATLYNGMVLRNTIKQNDLILQASQQELNATKNNVSLTVAQNYLNVLVGSEQLAVAQRQADVTRAQLDRTQRLVNAGSAPEANLYELRATLASNEVDIVTAQNTLDLAKVSLLQAMNVPINQEFEVEQINVPDPGLTPYEASVQQLFDVAVGNLPEVKGADLRVKGAALGVQVAKGALYPVLTLNGNLSSLYSSAANQQQIPNGTTRQQITGFFTDANGSQVPVYTTINGSDVVNVSYFNQIQNNFNRSASLFLRVPIFQGNLSRNRITTAKIQQQNAELTAQNTRLTLRQQIETAYTSMRAAANKFKATQVQVASLEKAFQVAESRLNAGAINATDYSIAKTNLDRARNSLVQAKYDYVFRTKILDYYQNKPLSFN, from the coding sequence ATGAGTATGCAAGTGGCGTGGAAACAGGTGCGGGTTGTAATGACCCTATTGCTAACGACAGGTTTGTCGGCAACATACGCACAGAATACAGTTTCGGCTGTATCGCCCGGTAGTGGAACGAGTGCCTCGAATCGGCTAAATTTACAGCAGTGTATCGAAATTGCTCAACAGAATAACATTCAGATTCGGCAGGGGCAACTAACGGTTGCCAACAGTGATTTACAATTACATCAGTCACGATTAAATCTCTTACCGACAACTAACTTCCAGGCCAATCAGGGCTTAAACGGTGGTCGGAGCATCAACCCGCAGTCCAATGGTTTCATTCAGCAATCCATTTCTTCGGGAAATTATCAGCTGAATGCCTCGGCAACGTTATATAATGGTATGGTTTTGAGAAATACCATTAAGCAAAATGACTTGATTCTACAGGCGAGCCAACAAGAGCTAAATGCGACAAAAAACAATGTATCGCTTACGGTTGCGCAAAATTACCTGAACGTTTTAGTCGGTTCTGAACAATTGGCCGTTGCGCAGCGGCAGGCCGATGTAACCCGGGCACAACTAGATCGAACACAGCGTTTGGTGAATGCCGGATCGGCTCCTGAAGCAAACTTATACGAACTTCGGGCAACGCTGGCCAGCAATGAAGTGGATATTGTGACGGCACAAAATACGCTGGACTTGGCCAAGGTTTCGTTACTTCAGGCCATGAATGTGCCCATAAATCAGGAATTTGAGGTTGAACAGATCAATGTTCCAGATCCAGGTTTAACGCCTTACGAGGCATCTGTACAGCAACTTTTCGATGTGGCCGTCGGAAATTTGCCCGAAGTGAAAGGGGCCGATTTGCGCGTAAAAGGGGCTGCTTTGGGCGTTCAGGTGGCTAAAGGGGCTCTTTATCCGGTGTTGACATTGAATGGCAACTTAAGCAGTCTGTATTCAAGTGCGGCCAATCAGCAACAGATACCCAACGGAACGACACGTCAACAAATCACCGGGTTTTTTACAGATGCGAATGGTTCTCAAGTGCCCGTATATACAACCATAAATGGGTCAGATGTAGTAAACGTGAGCTATTTTAATCAGATACAGAATAACTTCAATCGGTCTGCTTCTTTATTTTTACGAGTTCCTATTTTTCAGGGTAATTTGTCCCGTAACCGGATTACAACCGCCAAAATTCAGCAACAAAACGCTGAATTAACGGCTCAAAATACCCGGTTGACACTGCGTCAGCAAATTGAGACGGCTTATACAAGCATGCGTGCGGCCGCCAATAAATTTAAAGCTACTCAAGTGCAGGTAGCATCGCTGGAAAAGGCGTTTCAGGTAGCCGAAAGTCGACTGAACGCTGGCGCTATCAACGCCACTGATTATAGCATTGCTAAAACGAATCTGGATCGTGCCCGGAATAGCCTGGTACAGGCTAAGTACGACTACGTTTTCCGGACAAAAATTTTAGATTATTATCAGAACAAACCGCTTAGTTTTAATTAA
- a CDS encoding ABC transporter ATP-binding protein — MIQLHNVSKYYPAGFGRVYVLRNITLDIAKGEFVSIMGPSGSGKSTLLHILGLLEEPSEGEYLLDDHPVQKLSEKRRTELHRTQIGFVFQAYHLIDELTVYENIETPLLYKGLSGSERKSRVAELLDRFNIVARKDLFPAQLSGGQQQLVGIARALAAYPSVIFADEPTGNLHSDQARDIMDIFRELNQKDGVTIVQVTHSEANAEYGSRIIRLKDGWLEPSTLDVTP, encoded by the coding sequence ATGATTCAACTCCACAACGTCTCTAAATACTACCCGGCTGGCTTTGGACGGGTCTATGTGCTGCGTAACATTACCCTCGACATCGCCAAGGGCGAGTTTGTGTCGATCATGGGACCGTCGGGGTCGGGCAAGTCTACCTTACTGCACATTTTGGGCCTGCTGGAAGAACCATCTGAAGGTGAATACCTGCTCGACGATCATCCGGTGCAGAAACTATCCGAAAAGAGACGTACTGAACTCCACCGGACACAAATCGGCTTCGTGTTTCAGGCTTATCACCTAATCGATGAGTTGACGGTATATGAAAACATTGAAACGCCCTTACTCTACAAGGGATTGAGTGGCTCCGAGCGCAAAAGCCGCGTGGCCGAATTGCTTGACCGGTTCAATATCGTAGCCCGGAAAGATTTGTTTCCGGCCCAATTATCGGGTGGGCAGCAGCAATTGGTGGGCATCGCCCGGGCGCTGGCGGCATACCCGTCCGTTATTTTTGCGGACGAACCAACGGGGAACCTTCATTCCGATCAGGCCCGCGACATTATGGACATATTCCGGGAACTGAATCAAAAAGATGGGGTGACCATTGTGCAGGTAACGCACTCGGAAGCAAATGCCGAATATGGATCGCGGATTATACGGCTAAAAGACGGCTGGCTGGAACCCTCAACTCTGGATGTGACGCCATAG
- a CDS encoding efflux RND transporter periplasmic adaptor subunit — MKKKSSRIWWILGGLLVLLVGGLVAAKQAGMLGKPKSTEVDFALVKRLDITEHVSASGRVQPQVEVKISPDVSGEIIGLYVNEGDPVKAGQLLCRIRPDNYESLLARARAAVNQSRAQLEQSKASVAQSSARLIRAKADYDRNRKLFADKVISSADLETSEANYNVAKQEVEAANANVRASQFNIQSAEASLRDANENLRKTSIYCPVNGTVSKLNIELGERVVGTSQMAGTEIMRIANLQNMEVRVNVNENDIVRVNLGDTADIEVDSYTTAGRKFKGVVYEIANTANGLTSSSGAAASLSADAVTEFEIKVKILNTSYADLLALKDKKGYPFKPGMTASVEIITDRKSGVLAVPIAAVTTRAADSSAIDTAETKDRSNGTVDEKPADVVEKKDKPKEIVFVNVGGKATQREVKTGISDFENIEILSGLKPGEQIISGPFIAVSKKLKNGELVVKRDPTKNKKKEDEKDE; from the coding sequence ATGAAAAAGAAGTCAAGTCGCATTTGGTGGATATTGGGTGGACTGCTAGTCCTACTCGTTGGAGGATTAGTAGCCGCAAAACAGGCGGGTATGCTGGGCAAACCGAAATCAACGGAGGTTGACTTCGCGTTGGTCAAGCGTCTCGATATTACCGAACATGTTAGTGCCTCGGGGCGGGTTCAGCCTCAGGTTGAAGTGAAAATTAGCCCTGACGTATCAGGCGAAATCATCGGTCTTTATGTCAATGAAGGCGACCCCGTTAAGGCCGGTCAACTGCTGTGCCGTATCCGCCCCGACAACTACGAATCACTCCTGGCGCGGGCGCGGGCGGCCGTCAACCAAAGCCGGGCGCAGCTAGAACAATCAAAAGCATCCGTAGCTCAATCGAGCGCTCGTCTGATTCGGGCTAAAGCAGATTATGATCGGAATCGTAAACTGTTCGCGGATAAGGTAATTTCGTCTGCCGATCTGGAAACTAGCGAGGCCAATTACAACGTTGCCAAACAGGAGGTTGAAGCAGCCAACGCCAACGTAAGAGCGTCTCAATTTAACATTCAGAGCGCCGAAGCCAGCCTGCGCGATGCCAACGAAAACCTGCGCAAAACATCCATCTATTGTCCGGTCAATGGCACGGTTTCCAAGCTTAATATTGAGCTGGGTGAACGTGTAGTAGGAACATCACAAATGGCAGGTACCGAAATTATGCGGATCGCCAATTTGCAGAACATGGAAGTGCGGGTCAATGTCAACGAGAACGACATTGTACGAGTTAACCTCGGCGACACGGCGGATATTGAAGTGGATTCATACACGACTGCTGGCCGCAAATTTAAGGGTGTTGTATATGAGATTGCCAACACGGCCAACGGATTAACGAGTTCATCGGGAGCGGCTGCATCTCTATCGGCCGATGCTGTTACGGAGTTTGAGATAAAAGTTAAAATCCTAAATACCTCATACGCTGATCTGCTGGCCCTAAAAGATAAAAAAGGCTATCCCTTCAAACCCGGAATGACGGCTTCTGTCGAGATCATTACGGATCGTAAGTCGGGTGTGCTGGCTGTTCCAATTGCGGCCGTAACAACCCGTGCTGCCGATTCATCCGCTATCGACACGGCTGAAACAAAAGATAGATCGAATGGGACCGTTGATGAAAAACCCGCCGATGTGGTCGAAAAGAAAGATAAGCCTAAAGAGATTGTCTTTGTCAATGTAGGCGGCAAAGCCACGCAGCGGGAGGTGAAAACGGGCATTAGTGACTTCGAAAATATCGAGATCTTGTCGGGCCTCAAACCGGGCGAGCAAATCATATCAGGCCCGTTCATCGCCGTGTCGAAGAAGCTCAAAAATGGCGAGCTGGTGGTTAAGCGCGATCCAACAAAGAACAAGAAAAAAGAAGACGAGAAAGACGAGTAA
- a CDS encoding NAD(P)H-dependent glycerol-3-phosphate dehydrogenase, with amino-acid sequence MKVNQPVRLTMVGGGSWATALVKILSENNVSVKWWLRKKSDADHIKKFGHNPSYLSDVQINTRKVKVCTKIRDSVKDSEYIILAVPAAFIGDALTGLKPTDFVGKSVVSAIKGMIPDANQLVTDWVSEQYDVPVERMSVIAGPCHAEEVALEKKSYLTIASQNPTCAAAVADLLRCRFVQTTPVDDIYGIEYSAVMKNIIALACGITRGLGYGDNFQAVLVSNAMQEIRRFVDAVYPKHRDLSGSAYLGDLLVTAYSPFSRNRTFGTLIGRGYTIQSAQAEMNMIAEGYYAVKSIYEVNQQFGVSMPITNAVYAILYERAAPTTEMNLLTGVLM; translated from the coding sequence ATGAAAGTAAATCAACCGGTTCGGCTGACAATGGTAGGTGGAGGAAGCTGGGCAACGGCACTCGTTAAAATCCTCTCCGAAAACAATGTCAGTGTTAAATGGTGGCTTCGTAAAAAATCCGACGCCGATCATATCAAAAAATTCGGACACAATCCAAGCTACCTGAGTGACGTACAGATCAATACCCGTAAAGTGAAGGTCTGCACAAAAATTAGAGATTCCGTTAAGGATAGTGAGTACATTATTCTGGCCGTTCCTGCAGCCTTCATTGGTGATGCCCTGACGGGCTTGAAACCCACAGACTTTGTTGGCAAATCGGTTGTGTCGGCCATCAAAGGGATGATTCCAGACGCGAATCAACTGGTGACGGATTGGGTCAGCGAGCAATACGATGTGCCGGTAGAGCGCATGTCGGTTATTGCCGGGCCATGCCACGCCGAAGAAGTTGCCCTTGAAAAAAAGTCTTACCTCACCATCGCTTCTCAAAATCCAACTTGTGCCGCAGCCGTCGCCGACTTACTCCGGTGTCGCTTCGTACAAACAACACCCGTCGATGATATTTACGGCATCGAGTACAGTGCCGTTATGAAAAACATCATTGCCTTAGCGTGTGGCATTACGCGCGGACTGGGCTACGGCGATAATTTCCAGGCCGTTCTGGTGTCTAATGCCATGCAGGAGATCAGGCGGTTTGTGGATGCCGTTTACCCCAAACACCGCGATTTGAGCGGCTCTGCTTACCTGGGCGATTTACTGGTAACGGCTTATTCCCCTTTCAGCCGAAACCGAACGTTCGGTACGCTGATTGGTCGGGGCTATACCATACAATCAGCACAGGCGGAGATGAATATGATTGCAGAAGGATACTACGCCGTAAAAAGTATCTATGAGGTAAATCAGCAGTTTGGCGTCAGTATGCCCATCACGAATGCTGTTTATGCCATTCTTTACGAACGGGCCGCCCCCACAACTGAAATGAATTTGTTGACAGGTGTGTTAATGTAA
- a CDS encoding head GIN domain-containing protein → MKAIALTLFMLIAGLQTAISQGKIDRTVSGFTGLSVTSGIDVYLTQGNSEKLTLDVKGMDEDQIVSRVKNGVLELYIDRKGMNWNFNRNNSVKAYITFKQLTNLQAGGGSDVFGQGTLSFNDLNVDASGGSDVKLDLKADRLNVSASGGADAVLQGSARTLNANGSGGSDLDARKLIVETCNANSSGGSDVYVNASKEMSLKASGGSDIYYYGPGRVLASSKSGGSDIKRKD, encoded by the coding sequence ATGAAAGCAATTGCTCTAACACTTTTCATGCTGATAGCGGGTTTACAAACCGCTATCAGCCAGGGAAAAATAGACCGGACGGTTTCGGGTTTCACGGGTCTGAGTGTAACCAGTGGTATAGACGTTTACCTGACGCAGGGCAATTCGGAAAAATTGACCCTCGACGTAAAAGGTATGGATGAAGACCAGATCGTTTCGCGGGTGAAAAACGGCGTTCTCGAACTTTACATCGACCGGAAGGGAATGAACTGGAATTTCAATCGAAACAACTCTGTGAAGGCCTATATCACCTTCAAACAGTTAACTAACTTACAAGCCGGGGGCGGCTCCGATGTGTTTGGTCAGGGAACACTGTCGTTCAACGATTTGAACGTAGACGCATCGGGCGGCTCCGACGTTAAACTAGACCTCAAAGCGGATCGGTTAAATGTGTCGGCATCGGGTGGAGCTGATGCGGTTTTACAAGGATCGGCCCGGACATTGAATGCAAATGGCTCGGGCGGCTCCGATCTTGATGCGCGCAAACTCATCGTTGAGACCTGCAATGCCAACTCATCCGGGGGCTCCGACGTGTATGTCAACGCCAGTAAAGAAATGAGTTTGAAAGCGTCAGGAGGTTCCGATATCTATTATTATGGCCCAGGCAGAGTGCTGGCAAGTAGTAAATCAGGCGGCTCCGATATTAAGCGGAAAGATTAG
- a CDS encoding S1C family serine protease, whose protein sequence is MEEEKDIENALRMYGERVRFRQKLNAVQARTDMNVIRQDAADYRSEPAVQIRSLWTTYRTTLAVAASVAIITTFSSIFLYRSYQQSHKQEQQYSLLSKEIQAVKSSQRKLLNDYNGRGRGLSTNPAQVAGSGFLITGDGYFVTNNHIVRDADSVYVQSAKGEVYKARVVYADKAHDLAFLQLCDDSAFRSMPPVPYSFDARPSDLGERVYTLGYPREEIVYGEGYLSSGTGYRGDSTAYQVAIGVNPGNSGGPLLDEKGNVIGIISGKQTTSEGVSFAVKTNYMLEALNNIPADSLKGQPLRLNKKSQLSHLSRKQQIKRMQDYVYQVKVFKHKD, encoded by the coding sequence ATGGAAGAAGAAAAAGATATTGAGAATGCGCTGCGGATGTATGGTGAGCGAGTTCGGTTCAGGCAAAAGCTGAATGCTGTTCAGGCGCGTACGGATATGAACGTTATCCGTCAGGATGCTGCTGATTACCGGTCTGAACCGGCCGTGCAGATACGCTCTCTTTGGACTACCTATCGGACCACATTGGCGGTGGCTGCTTCGGTGGCTATCATCACTACGTTTAGCTCTATTTTTCTTTATCGGTCTTATCAGCAGAGCCACAAGCAGGAGCAGCAGTATAGCCTGTTAAGCAAAGAAATTCAGGCGGTTAAATCGTCGCAGCGTAAGTTGTTGAATGATTATAATGGCCGTGGACGAGGCCTGAGTACTAATCCGGCACAAGTAGCGGGATCAGGTTTCCTAATTACCGGAGACGGCTATTTTGTTACCAACAACCACATCGTTCGGGATGCTGATTCAGTATATGTTCAAAGTGCGAAAGGTGAAGTATACAAAGCCCGCGTCGTCTATGCCGATAAAGCCCACGATTTGGCGTTTCTGCAACTTTGCGACGATAGTGCGTTTCGGTCAATGCCGCCCGTTCCGTACAGTTTCGACGCCCGCCCGTCGGACCTGGGTGAGCGTGTATATACACTCGGCTACCCGCGTGAAGAAATCGTTTATGGCGAAGGTTACCTCAGTTCAGGAACTGGCTATCGGGGCGATTCCACAGCTTACCAGGTCGCCATTGGTGTGAACCCAGGTAACTCGGGCGGTCCATTATTAGACGAGAAAGGGAATGTGATTGGTATCATCAGTGGGAAACAAACGACGTCCGAAGGGGTCAGTTTCGCCGTGAAAACGAATTACATGCTTGAAGCACTTAACAATATTCCGGCTGACTCACTCAAAGGCCAGCCGCTCCGCCTGAATAAAAAGAGCCAACTGTCGCACTTATCCCGTAAGCAGCAGATCAAGCGCATGCAGGATTACGTGTATCAGGTTAAAGTATTCAAGCACAAAGACTAA
- a CDS encoding endonuclease/exonuclease/phosphatase family protein, with protein sequence MTLRMRVGQFIAYFFRSLLWSINLLLVLYTCLAYWLLYSLQTEHWSASMIMITLPVAWVLNFVVVCLWLTARPWRSWLSGLVLIIGLILFGSRTFVWHTPTEFEGKGQPVNVFSYNVQSFDLTASYDLYQSSPRVRRTMNYVLHYDAPIKCFQEFYNSTTIPDYNLVKRFQEAGYTHTAFLFPEMAQATDGDVGVAIFSKYPILQSGREPFGPQNGIVWANVKIGNDTIRIINVHLHSMGIRVGKVLKQKEIKGVQRETRGVLSALHNGFTDRREEVIKVERYIHESPYPVIVTGDHNDTPYSVVYERLRRTLPNSFEDAGRGFGFTYNHLPGFIRIDHQFHDPKLTVLNFETINYIKYSDHYPIVGTYALK encoded by the coding sequence ATGACGCTCAGAATGCGAGTTGGACAGTTCATCGCCTATTTTTTTCGGTCGTTGCTGTGGTCAATTAATTTACTACTGGTTTTATACACTTGTCTGGCCTATTGGCTGCTGTATAGTTTACAGACAGAGCACTGGTCGGCCAGCATGATTATGATTACGTTACCAGTAGCCTGGGTACTCAACTTCGTTGTCGTTTGCTTGTGGTTAACAGCCAGACCCTGGCGCAGTTGGCTCTCCGGGCTGGTATTGATAATCGGGCTGATTTTATTCGGTTCCCGAACATTTGTATGGCATACCCCAACTGAATTTGAGGGCAAGGGGCAACCCGTCAACGTGTTCAGTTACAATGTCCAGTCATTTGACCTGACTGCCTCCTACGACCTATATCAGAGTTCACCACGAGTTCGCCGTACGATGAACTACGTGTTGCACTATGACGCGCCCATCAAATGTTTTCAGGAATTTTATAATTCAACGACTATACCTGATTATAATCTTGTCAAACGATTTCAGGAGGCAGGCTACACGCATACAGCGTTTCTATTTCCGGAAATGGCACAGGCAACAGATGGTGATGTTGGGGTCGCTATCTTTTCTAAATATCCAATACTACAATCTGGACGTGAGCCGTTTGGCCCACAGAATGGCATTGTTTGGGCCAATGTCAAAATAGGTAATGATACGATTCGGATCATTAATGTCCATCTTCATTCAATGGGCATCCGGGTCGGTAAAGTATTAAAGCAAAAAGAAATCAAAGGCGTTCAGCGTGAAACACGTGGTGTATTAAGCGCCTTACACAACGGCTTTACCGACCGCCGGGAAGAAGTTATAAAGGTGGAACGTTACATTCATGAGAGCCCTTACCCGGTTATTGTTACCGGCGATCATAACGATACCCCCTATAGTGTGGTCTATGAACGGCTACGCCGAACCTTACCAAACAGTTTTGAGGACGCTGGTCGGGGTTTTGGGTTTACGTATAACCATTTACCGGGTTTCATTCGTATTGATCACCAGTTCCACGATCCGAAGTTGACGGTGCTGAACTTTGAAACCATCAACTACATCAAGTATTCGGACCACTACCCTATTGTAGGCACGTATGCGTTGAAATGA
- a CDS encoding ribosome maturation factor RimP, with amino-acid sequence MDDKAKITELLQPYLNGDEFYIVDIQVAGRQGGRLKVTILLDSDAGIKIDDCADISRRLGGQMDEMNFFGDSAFTLEISSPGVDYPLTFPRQFTRNVGRQLTVTLTDGKTRKGWLDSVADDHIVLDIEAEKVSKSKKKKEADLAAEIPPVGLTPIPFEQIKKAQVEVSFK; translated from the coding sequence ATGGACGACAAAGCAAAAATTACCGAACTACTGCAACCTTACCTGAATGGCGATGAGTTTTACATTGTTGATATTCAGGTTGCTGGAAGGCAGGGTGGCCGTTTGAAGGTCACTATTTTATTGGATAGTGATGCAGGCATCAAAATTGATGACTGCGCCGATATTAGCCGTAGGCTGGGTGGGCAGATGGATGAGATGAATTTTTTTGGAGATTCGGCATTTACGCTCGAAATTTCATCACCCGGAGTTGATTATCCGTTAACGTTCCCTCGTCAGTTTACGCGAAACGTGGGTCGACAGCTAACAGTTACTCTGACGGATGGAAAAACGAGAAAAGGATGGCTGGATTCTGTAGCCGATGATCACATCGTGCTGGATATAGAAGCTGAAAAAGTATCGAAGAGTAAAAAGAAAAAAGAAGCTGATTTAGCTGCGGAAATTCCACCAGTCGGCCTTACGCCGATTCCATTCGAGCAGATAAAAAAAGCACAAGTAGAAGTATCATTTAAATAG
- a CDS encoding molybdenum cofactor biosynthesis protein MoaE translates to MVALTSDPIDVTAALTYLQSEQAGAIDFFLGVVRDNTQERPVDRLEYEAYDRMAISEMQKIADDAQQRWPILRYTIIHRKGTLQIGEIAVLIGVATAHRAAAFEACRYIIDTIKQTVPIWKKEVFTDGESWVNAHP, encoded by the coding sequence ATGGTTGCTCTTACTTCCGACCCCATTGATGTTACCGCTGCCTTAACGTATCTACAGTCGGAACAGGCAGGGGCTATTGATTTTTTTCTTGGCGTTGTTCGCGATAACACCCAAGAACGGCCCGTAGACCGGCTCGAATACGAAGCTTATGACCGTATGGCCATCTCCGAAATGCAAAAAATTGCGGATGATGCGCAACAACGATGGCCTATTCTCCGGTACACGATCATCCACCGAAAAGGGACGCTACAAATTGGTGAAATTGCGGTGTTGATTGGTGTAGCCACTGCCCACCGGGCTGCTGCTTTCGAAGCCTGCCGATACATCATAGACACTATCAAACAAACGGTGCCCATCTGGAAAAAAGAAGTATTTACCGATGGTGAATCATGGGTGAACGCACACCCGTGA
- a CDS encoding MoaD/ThiS family protein: MTQSVSVLLFGITRDLTGQSAVAVPLNEGASVGDLLSRLHQDYPALAGIRSLLVAVNGEYAESEQLLAHHDEIALIPPVSGG, from the coding sequence ATGACCCAATCTGTTTCGGTGCTTTTATTTGGAATCACCCGCGATTTAACCGGTCAGTCGGCGGTGGCTGTGCCCCTTAACGAAGGGGCCAGCGTTGGCGACCTGCTTAGCCGACTGCACCAGGATTACCCTGCTTTGGCGGGCATTCGTTCTCTGTTGGTGGCTGTTAATGGCGAATACGCCGAATCTGAACAACTACTTGCTCACCACGACGAAATAGCCCTTATTCCACCTGTCAGCGGAGGCTGA
- a CDS encoding RNA polymerase sigma factor — translation MKESRSPIFTDEELLMGLADGSDDALTQLYRRYFPMVLHFVTSNSGNEDDAKDIYQEALIVLYEKVRSGSLELHCQLKTYLYSVGRRLWLKQLAQRSRYMVRDVERPATDEFVSGQIDDDLTEHEERDRQFDLMADSLSRLGEPCRTLLDDFYIQHLSMQEITEKFGYTNADNAKTQKYKCLMRLKRLFFSEYKQ, via the coding sequence ATGAAGGAAAGTAGGTCGCCCATATTCACCGATGAGGAGTTGCTGATGGGGTTGGCCGATGGCTCCGACGACGCATTGACGCAATTGTACCGACGATATTTTCCGATGGTTCTCCACTTCGTCACCAGCAACAGCGGAAATGAAGATGATGCCAAGGATATTTATCAGGAAGCATTGATTGTACTGTATGAGAAGGTGAGGAGTGGTTCGCTGGAATTGCATTGCCAGTTAAAAACCTACCTCTACTCAGTTGGCCGGCGCTTGTGGCTGAAGCAGTTAGCCCAGCGAAGCCGGTATATGGTACGTGATGTGGAAAGGCCCGCTACGGATGAATTTGTTTCCGGGCAGATTGACGACGATCTAACGGAACATGAAGAACGGGATCGCCAGTTCGATCTGATGGCAGACTCACTTTCCCGGCTTGGTGAACCATGTCGAACGTTGCTGGATGATTTTTATATCCAGCACCTGAGTATGCAGGAGATTACCGAAAAGTTTGGCTATACCAATGCCGACAATGCCAAAACGCAGAAATATAAATGTCTGATGCGGTTGAAGCGGTTGTTCTTTTCGGAATATAAACAGTAA